One segment of Streptomyces sp. YIM 121038 DNA contains the following:
- a CDS encoding aldehyde dehydrogenase family protein, with protein MKPHTGMYIAGQWRPAATQDTTPVVNPADEQVIAHVPAGTAEDVAAAVRAARAALPGWRATPPAERAARLAAIRDGLVARKAEIAGTVAAELGAPLPFAEAVHAGVPILVAGSYAELAATHPFEEKVGNSTVHSEPVGVVGAITPWNYPLHQIVAKVAPALAAGCTVVLKPAEDTPLTARLFAGIVHEAGLPAGVFNLVTGVGPVAGQALAEHDGVDLVSFTGSTAVGRKIGAIAGAAVKRVALELGGKSANVILPSADLARAVNVGVANVMANSGQTCSAWTRMLVHASRYDEAVRLAALAAEKYTERIGPVVSEKQRDRVRGYIDRGVAEGARLVAGGPDAPRERGYYVRPTVFADVTPGMTIAQEEIFGPVVSLMRYEDEAEAEAIANGTVYGLAGAVWAADDAEAAAFARRLDTGQVDINGGGFNPLAPFGGYKQSGVGRELGRHGLAEYLQTKSLQF; from the coding sequence ATGAAGCCCCACACCGGCATGTACATCGCGGGGCAGTGGCGCCCCGCCGCCACCCAGGACACCACCCCGGTGGTGAACCCGGCCGACGAGCAGGTCATCGCCCACGTCCCCGCGGGCACCGCCGAGGACGTCGCGGCGGCGGTCCGGGCCGCGCGCGCGGCGCTCCCCGGCTGGCGGGCGACCCCGCCCGCGGAGCGCGCCGCGCGGCTCGCCGCGATCCGCGACGGCCTCGTCGCCCGCAAGGCCGAGATCGCCGGGACGGTCGCCGCCGAACTGGGCGCCCCGCTGCCGTTCGCGGAGGCCGTGCACGCCGGGGTGCCGATCCTCGTGGCGGGCTCGTACGCGGAACTCGCGGCCACCCACCCCTTCGAGGAGAAGGTGGGCAACTCCACCGTCCACTCCGAGCCCGTGGGCGTCGTCGGCGCGATCACCCCCTGGAACTACCCCCTCCATCAGATCGTCGCCAAGGTCGCCCCGGCCCTCGCGGCGGGCTGCACCGTGGTGCTCAAGCCCGCCGAGGACACCCCGCTCACGGCCCGTCTGTTCGCTGGGATCGTGCACGAAGCGGGCCTGCCCGCGGGGGTGTTCAACCTGGTCACGGGGGTCGGCCCGGTCGCGGGCCAGGCGCTCGCCGAGCACGACGGCGTGGACCTCGTCTCGTTCACCGGCTCCACGGCGGTCGGCAGGAAGATCGGCGCGATCGCGGGCGCGGCCGTCAAGCGCGTCGCCCTCGAACTCGGCGGCAAGTCCGCCAACGTCATCCTGCCGAGCGCCGACCTCGCCAGGGCCGTGAACGTGGGCGTCGCCAACGTCATGGCCAACTCCGGCCAGACGTGCAGCGCCTGGACCCGCATGCTCGTGCACGCCTCGCGGTACGACGAGGCGGTCCGGCTCGCCGCCCTGGCGGCCGAGAAGTACACCGAGCGCATCGGCCCGGTCGTCAGCGAGAAGCAGCGCGACCGCGTGCGCGGCTACATCGACCGGGGCGTGGCGGAGGGCGCGCGCCTGGTGGCGGGCGGCCCCGACGCACCGCGCGAGCGCGGCTACTACGTGCGCCCCACCGTCTTCGCCGACGTCACCCCCGGCATGACCATCGCCCAGGAGGAGATCTTCGGCCCGGTCGTCTCCCTCATGCGCTACGAGGACGAGGCCGAGGCCGAGGCGATCGCCAACGGCACGGTGTACGGCCTCGCGGGCGCCGTGTGGGCGGCGGACGACGCGGAGGCGGCCGCCTTCGCCCGCCGCCTCGACACCGGCCAGGTCGACATCAACGGCGGCGGCTTCAACCCGCTCGCGCCCTTCGGCGGCTACAAGCAGTCGGGCGTCGGCCGCGAACTGGGGCGGCACGGCCTGGCCGAGTACCTCCAGACCAAGTCGCTCCAGTTCTAG
- a CDS encoding citrate:proton symporter, whose amino-acid sequence MLTILGFVMIATFLVLIMMKKMSPIAALVLIPALFCVFVGKAAHLGDYVLEGVGNLAPTAAMLMFAIVYFGVMIDVGLFDPIVRGILRFCKADPMRIVVGTAVLAAIVSLDGDGSTTFMITVSAMYPLYKRLKMSLVVMTGVAATANGVMNTLPWGGPTARAATALKVDASDIFVPMIPALAVGLVAVFVLAYALGLRERKRLGVLSLDEVLESGTVAGEPVLVGAGGDGDGAERVSFVKGGGSAGGPSAGDLVAGGSPADGSPAGGLAADDPSADDPDDGFQGLDPNRPTLRPKLYWFNAGLTVLLLTAMIMEWLPIPVLFLLGAALALTVNFPHMPDQKARIAAHAENVLNVTGMVFAAAVFTGVLTGTGMVDHMADWLVNAIPDGMGGQMGLVTGLLSIPLTYFMSNDGFYFGVLPVLAEAGNAHGVSTIEIARASIAGQALHMSSPLVPAVYVLVGMAKVEFGDHTRFTVKWAVLTSLVVLGSGILFGII is encoded by the coding sequence ATGCTGACAATCCTCGGATTCGTCATGATCGCCACCTTCCTGGTGCTGATCATGATGAAGAAGATGTCGCCCATCGCGGCACTGGTGCTCATCCCCGCGCTGTTCTGCGTCTTCGTAGGCAAGGCCGCCCACCTCGGGGACTACGTCCTCGAAGGCGTGGGCAACCTCGCGCCCACCGCCGCGATGCTCATGTTCGCCATCGTGTACTTCGGCGTCATGATCGATGTCGGCCTCTTCGACCCGATCGTCCGGGGCATCCTGCGGTTCTGCAAGGCGGACCCGATGCGGATCGTCGTCGGCACCGCCGTGCTCGCCGCGATCGTCTCGCTCGACGGCGACGGCTCCACCACGTTCATGATCACCGTGTCGGCGATGTACCCGCTGTACAAGCGTCTGAAGATGAGCCTCGTCGTCATGACGGGTGTCGCGGCCACCGCCAACGGCGTGATGAACACGCTGCCTTGGGGCGGCCCCACGGCCCGCGCGGCCACCGCCCTCAAGGTCGACGCCAGCGACATCTTCGTACCGATGATCCCCGCGCTCGCGGTCGGCCTCGTGGCCGTCTTCGTCCTCGCGTACGCCCTCGGCCTGCGCGAGCGCAAGCGCCTCGGGGTGCTCTCGCTCGACGAGGTCCTGGAGAGCGGGACGGTCGCGGGCGAGCCGGTGCTGGTCGGCGCGGGGGGCGACGGGGACGGGGCGGAGCGGGTCAGCTTCGTGAAGGGCGGCGGGTCTGCGGGCGGCCCCTCCGCAGGTGACCTCGTTGCGGGCGGCTCCCCCGCGGACGGCTCCCCCGCGGGCGGCCTCGCCGCGGACGACCCCTCCGCGGATGACCCCGACGACGGCTTCCAGGGCCTCGACCCGAACCGTCCCACCCTGCGGCCCAAGCTCTACTGGTTCAACGCGGGCCTGACCGTCCTGCTGCTCACCGCCATGATCATGGAGTGGCTGCCGATCCCGGTCCTGTTCCTGCTCGGCGCGGCCCTGGCCCTCACCGTCAACTTCCCGCACATGCCCGACCAGAAGGCCCGCATCGCCGCGCACGCCGAGAACGTCCTCAACGTCACCGGCATGGTCTTCGCCGCCGCCGTCTTCACCGGCGTGCTCACCGGCACCGGCATGGTCGACCACATGGCCGACTGGCTCGTGAACGCCATCCCCGACGGCATGGGCGGCCAGATGGGCCTGGTCACCGGTCTGCTCTCGATCCCCCTCACGTACTTCATGTCCAACGACGGCTTCTACTTCGGCGTCCTGCCGGTGCTCGCCGAGGCGGGCAACGCGCACGGCGTCTCCACCATCGAGATCGCCCGCGCCTCCATCGCGGGGCAGGCCCTGCACATGTCGAGCCCGCTCGTGCCCGCCGTGTACGTCCTCGTCGGCATGGCCAAGGTCGAGTTCGGCGACCACACCCGGTTCACGGTGAAGTGGGCGGTGCTCACCTCGCTCGTGGTGCTCGGGTCCGGGATCCTGTTCGGCATCATCTGA
- a CDS encoding MFS transporter codes for MPRIRRPRAARKDPAGEKPAGQEKAQRRGDRGWLLRLVISFSCAQAAVSMARPAVSYRALALGADERAVGVIAGVYALLPLFVAVPLGRRTDHGRCAPLLLLGVALIAGGCALGGTSGSLGALAAWSGVMGLGHLCFVIGAQSIVARRSAPAERDRNFGHFTIGASLGQLVGPLAAGALIGGDTGGTSALALVVAAGVAAVSCTSLWRLEQPRGGAGASGGGASAAPGAGASAGPKVPVLRILGARGVPAGMFISLAVLSATDILTAYLPVIGEDRGIAPATVGVLLGLRAGATIACRLVMTPLIRLLGRRALIAGTCAAAGLLCAGVALPLPVWALGAVLTLLGFCLGVGQPLSMTTVVQAAPAGARSTALALRLTGNRLGQVAAPAGAGLVAGVAGAAAPFVTLGVLLCVAAGAAGRAE; via the coding sequence ATGCCTCGGATACGTCGCCCGCGCGCAGCCCGGAAGGACCCGGCCGGGGAGAAACCGGCCGGGCAGGAGAAGGCCCAACGGCGCGGGGACAGGGGCTGGCTGCTGCGGCTCGTCATCTCCTTCAGCTGTGCGCAGGCCGCGGTCTCGATGGCGCGGCCCGCCGTCTCCTACCGGGCGCTCGCACTGGGCGCCGACGAGCGGGCCGTCGGTGTGATCGCGGGCGTGTACGCGCTGCTCCCGCTGTTCGTGGCGGTGCCGCTCGGCCGCCGTACCGACCACGGCCGGTGCGCGCCGCTGCTGCTCCTCGGCGTCGCCCTGATCGCGGGCGGCTGCGCGCTCGGCGGCACCTCGGGGTCGCTCGGCGCCCTCGCCGCCTGGAGCGGGGTGATGGGCCTCGGCCACCTCTGCTTCGTCATCGGCGCGCAGTCCATCGTCGCCCGCCGGTCGGCCCCGGCCGAACGGGACCGGAACTTCGGGCACTTCACCATCGGCGCCTCCCTCGGCCAGCTCGTCGGCCCGCTGGCGGCCGGTGCGCTGATCGGCGGCGACACCGGCGGCACCAGCGCCCTCGCCCTGGTGGTGGCGGCGGGCGTCGCGGCGGTGTCCTGCACGTCGCTGTGGCGCCTGGAGCAGCCTCGGGGCGGGGCCGGGGCGTCCGGGGGCGGGGCCTCGGCGGCACCGGGGGCCGGGGCGTCCGCGGGGCCGAAGGTCCCCGTGCTGCGCATCCTGGGCGCCCGTGGTGTGCCCGCGGGGATGTTCATCAGTCTCGCCGTGCTGTCCGCCACCGACATCCTCACCGCGTATCTGCCCGTCATCGGCGAGGACCGGGGCATCGCGCCCGCGACCGTCGGGGTCCTGCTCGGCCTGCGTGCGGGCGCGACGATCGCCTGCCGCCTCGTGATGACGCCCCTCATCCGGCTGCTCGGCCGCCGCGCGCTCATCGCCGGCACCTGCGCCGCCGCCGGACTCCTGTGCGCCGGGGTCGCGTTGCCGCTGCCCGTCTGGGCGCTCGGGGCGGTCCTGACGCTGCTCGGGTTCTGCCTCGGCGTCGGCCAGCCCCTGTCGATGACGACCGTGGTCCAGGCGGCGCCCGCCGGGGCCCGCTCCACGGCCCTCGCCCTGCGGCTGACCGGCAACCGGCTCGGCCAGGTCGCCGCGCCGGCCGGGGCGGGCCTCGTCGCCGGGGTGGCGGGGGCGGCGGCCCCCTTCGTCACGCTGGGCGTCCTGCTGTGCGTGGCCGCGGGGGCGGCGGGGCGCGCGGAGTGA
- a CDS encoding molybdopterin oxidoreductase family protein produces the protein MTRTAPRICPLCEATCGLTLTVEGARVTGARGDRADVFSRGFICPKGAALGASDADPDRLRRPLVRTGGRLAETSWDEAFAAVAAGLRPVVEGYGPHAVGVVLGNPNVHTMAGALYPPVLLGALGTRSLFTASTVDQMPKHVSCGLLFGDPLAIPVPDLDRTDHLLVIGANPLDSNGSLCTAPDFPGRLKALRARGGLLTVVDPRRTRTARLADRHLAIRPGTDALLLAAMAQVLFADGLTRLGALEDHVTGIDELADAVRAFTPEAVAPACDVPAATLRTLARELAAAPTAAVYGRIGASTVAHGTLTCWLVDVLNVLTGNLDRPGGVLFPLSATGRAPRPAGPGRGFALGRWRSRVSGHPEAKGELPLAALAEEIDSQPRVPDSGLGESPVRAVIAIAANPVLSAPDGDRLDKALESLDFMVSVDPYLNETARHADVVLPPPPPAQSAHFPFAFNALAVRNQVRYTRAAVPLEAGRMPETEILARLVLAATGGHGTDPAAVDALVVERTLAEAVAAPHTRVYGRDPADLAARLTGESGPERRLDLMLRLGPYGDGFGADPDGLSLARLLDHPHGIDLGPLAPRVPEILKTRSGRIELLPGPIAADLPRLARALRETPAELVLVGRRHLRSNNSWMHNVPALTGGSNRCTLHVHPGDAARLGLADGRPARVTAAGGEIEALVEVTDAMRPGVVSLPHGWGHDRPGTRLTVAAADPGANVNQLLDGSLLDPLSGTAVLNGFAVRVTPLAP, from the coding sequence ATGACCCGCACCGCCCCGCGCATCTGCCCGCTCTGCGAAGCCACCTGCGGCCTCACGCTCACCGTCGAGGGCGCGCGCGTGACCGGCGCGCGCGGCGACCGCGCCGACGTCTTCAGCCGCGGCTTCATCTGCCCCAAGGGCGCCGCGCTCGGCGCGTCCGACGCCGACCCCGACCGGCTGCGGCGGCCCCTCGTCCGCACCGGCGGACGCCTCGCGGAGACGAGCTGGGACGAGGCGTTCGCCGCCGTCGCCGCGGGCCTGCGCCCCGTCGTCGAGGGGTACGGACCGCACGCGGTGGGCGTCGTGCTCGGCAACCCGAACGTGCACACCATGGCGGGCGCCCTGTACCCGCCCGTGCTGCTCGGCGCCCTCGGCACCCGCAGCCTGTTCACCGCGAGCACCGTCGACCAGATGCCCAAGCACGTCTCCTGCGGCCTCCTCTTCGGCGACCCGCTGGCGATCCCCGTACCGGACCTGGACCGCACCGACCACCTGCTCGTCATCGGCGCCAACCCCCTGGACTCCAACGGCAGCCTGTGCACCGCGCCCGACTTCCCCGGCCGGCTCAAGGCGCTGCGCGCCCGGGGCGGCCTGCTCACCGTCGTCGACCCGCGCCGCACCCGCACCGCCCGGCTCGCCGACCGGCACCTGGCGATCCGGCCCGGCACGGACGCGCTGCTGCTCGCGGCGATGGCGCAGGTCCTGTTCGCCGACGGCCTCACCCGCCTCGGCGCGCTCGAAGACCACGTCACGGGGATCGACGAACTCGCCGACGCCGTACGGGCCTTCACCCCGGAGGCCGTCGCTCCGGCCTGCGACGTGCCCGCCGCCACCCTCCGGACCCTCGCCCGTGAACTCGCCGCGGCGCCCACCGCCGCCGTGTACGGCAGGATCGGCGCGAGCACCGTCGCCCACGGGACGCTGACCTGCTGGCTCGTCGACGTCCTGAACGTCCTGACCGGCAACCTCGACCGGCCCGGCGGCGTCCTGTTCCCGCTCTCCGCCACCGGCAGGGCGCCGCGCCCCGCCGGGCCGGGCCGGGGCTTCGCGCTCGGCCGCTGGCGCAGCCGCGTGAGCGGGCACCCCGAGGCCAAGGGCGAACTGCCCCTCGCCGCGCTCGCCGAGGAGATCGACAGCCAGCCCCGCGTCCCGGACAGCGGCCTGGGCGAGAGCCCCGTCCGCGCCGTCATCGCCATCGCCGCCAACCCCGTCCTGTCCGCGCCCGACGGCGACCGCCTCGACAAGGCCCTGGAGTCCCTGGACTTCATGGTGAGCGTCGACCCGTACCTGAACGAGACCGCGCGCCACGCCGACGTCGTGCTCCCGCCGCCACCACCCGCCCAGAGCGCCCACTTCCCGTTCGCCTTCAACGCCCTGGCCGTGCGCAACCAGGTCCGCTACACCCGCGCCGCCGTGCCCCTGGAGGCGGGCCGGATGCCGGAGACCGAGATCCTCGCGCGGCTGGTGCTCGCCGCGACCGGCGGGCACGGCACCGACCCGGCCGCCGTGGACGCCCTGGTCGTCGAGCGCACCCTCGCCGAGGCCGTCGCCGCCCCGCACACCCGGGTGTACGGCCGCGACCCCGCGGACCTCGCCGCCCGGCTCACGGGCGAGAGCGGCCCCGAGCGGCGCCTGGACCTGATGCTGCGCCTCGGCCCGTACGGCGACGGCTTCGGCGCGGACCCGGACGGGCTGAGCCTGGCCCGCCTCCTCGACCACCCGCACGGCATCGACCTCGGGCCGCTCGCCCCGCGCGTCCCGGAGATCCTCAAGACCCGCAGCGGCCGAATCGAGCTGCTGCCCGGCCCGATCGCCGCGGATCTGCCGCGGCTGGCCCGCGCGCTGCGCGAGACGCCCGCCGAGCTCGTCCTCGTCGGCCGCCGCCATCTGCGCTCCAACAACAGCTGGATGCACAACGTCCCCGCCCTGACCGGCGGCTCCAACCGCTGCACCCTGCACGTCCACCCCGGGGACGCGGCCCGGCTCGGCCTGGCGGACGGCCGCCCCGCGCGCGTGACGGCCGCGGGCGGGGAGATCGAGGCCCTGGTGGAGGTCACGGACGCGATGCGTCCCGGGGTGGTGAGCCTGCCGCACGGCTGGGGCCACGACCGCCCCGGCACCCGGCTGACCGTCGCCGCCGCCGACCCCGGAGCCAACGTGAACCAGCTCCTCGACGGCAGCCTCCTCGACCCGCTGTCCGGCACGGCGGTGCTCAACGGCTTCGCGGTGCGGGTCACTCCGCTCGCGCCGTGA
- a CDS encoding TetR/AcrR family transcriptional regulator → MRDSPGPRDPNPAAALRRSPVQRRSAERLDRILDACAALLDEVGYEGLTTRAVAVRAGVPIGSVYRFFDNKRALADALAHRNLDAYARRVTARMTAVPRGDLRGAVEAAFDEYLLMKRTVPGFGRVDFGIPSAPEAMPDANGTVADRVARLLAGHLGRPLDARLRRAVLVSVEAVDALLQLAFRADPLGDPELVAETRTLLYAYVERALG, encoded by the coding sequence GTGCGTGACTCCCCTGGACCGCGTGACCCGAACCCCGCCGCCGCCCTGCGCCGCAGCCCGGTGCAGCGCCGCAGCGCGGAGCGCCTCGACCGGATCCTCGACGCCTGCGCCGCCCTCCTCGACGAGGTCGGCTACGAGGGGCTGACCACCCGGGCGGTCGCGGTCCGCGCGGGCGTGCCCATCGGCTCGGTCTACCGCTTCTTCGACAACAAGCGCGCCCTGGCCGACGCCCTCGCCCACCGCAACCTCGACGCCTACGCCCGCCGGGTCACGGCGCGCATGACGGCCGTGCCCCGCGGTGATCTGCGCGGCGCCGTCGAGGCCGCCTTCGACGAGTATCTGCTGATGAAGCGCACCGTGCCCGGCTTCGGGCGGGTCGACTTCGGCATTCCGTCGGCGCCCGAGGCGATGCCCGACGCCAACGGGACCGTCGCCGACCGCGTCGCCCGGCTCCTCGCCGGACACCTCGGCCGCCCGCTGGACGCCCGGCTCCGCCGCGCCGTGCTCGTCAGCGTCGAGGCCGTCGACGCCCTGCTCCAACTCGCCTTCCGCGCCGACCCGTTGGGCGACCCGGAGCTCGTGGCCGAGACGCGGACCCTGCTGTACGCGTACGTCGAGCGGGCGCTCGGCTGA
- the hmgA gene encoding homogentisate 1,2-dioxygenase, whose translation MSGDQPKDDRGNARKLAEGLTYLSGFGNEHSSEAVPGALPLGRNSPQRAPLGLYAEQLSGTAFTEPRAHNRRSWLYRVRPSAAHPAFTRTDNGAIRTAPFTETVPDPNRLRWDPLPEPAPGTDWLAGLWTLGGNGDATQRTGMAVHLYHANASMDRVFSDADGELLVVPERGGLLLRTELGLLHAEPGHVALIPRGVRFRVELLDESARGYVCENYGAAFQLPDLGPIGANGLANARDFLAPVAAYEDDSDTAGPVEVVNKFCGNLWTATYDHSPLDVVAWHGNHVPYVYDLRRFNVIGTISYDHPDPSIFTVLTSPSDTPGLAGVDFVVFAPRWLVGEDTFRPPYFHRNVMSEYMGLIEGAYDAKTAGKGGFVPGGGSLHNMMSAHGPDRETFERASAAELKPQKIDDGLAFMFETRWPVTATGQAASADHLQRGYDDVWQGLERHFRP comes from the coding sequence ATGAGCGGGGACCAGCCGAAGGACGACAGGGGCAACGCGCGCAAGCTCGCGGAGGGGCTCACCTACCTCTCCGGATTCGGCAACGAGCACAGCTCGGAGGCCGTCCCCGGCGCCCTGCCGCTCGGCCGCAACTCGCCCCAGCGCGCCCCCCTCGGCCTGTACGCGGAGCAGCTGAGCGGCACCGCGTTCACCGAGCCGCGCGCCCACAACCGCCGCTCGTGGCTGTATCGGGTGCGCCCGTCGGCCGCCCACCCGGCGTTCACCCGGACCGACAACGGCGCGATCCGCACGGCCCCGTTCACCGAGACCGTGCCCGACCCCAACCGCCTGCGCTGGGACCCGCTGCCGGAGCCCGCCCCCGGCACCGACTGGCTCGCCGGCCTGTGGACCCTCGGCGGCAACGGCGACGCGACCCAGCGCACGGGCATGGCGGTGCACCTCTACCACGCCAACGCCTCCATGGACCGGGTGTTCAGCGACGCCGACGGCGAGCTGCTCGTCGTCCCCGAGCGGGGCGGCCTGCTCCTGCGCACCGAGCTGGGCCTGCTGCACGCCGAGCCCGGCCACGTCGCCCTGATCCCGCGCGGCGTCCGCTTCCGCGTGGAGCTGCTCGACGAGAGCGCCCGCGGTTACGTCTGCGAGAACTACGGCGCGGCCTTCCAGCTCCCCGACCTCGGCCCGATCGGCGCCAACGGCCTGGCGAACGCGCGGGACTTCCTGGCCCCCGTCGCCGCGTACGAGGACGACTCGGACACGGCGGGCCCGGTCGAGGTCGTCAACAAGTTCTGCGGCAACCTCTGGACGGCGACGTACGACCACTCCCCGCTCGACGTGGTCGCCTGGCACGGCAACCACGTGCCGTACGTGTACGACCTGCGCCGCTTCAACGTCATCGGCACCATCTCCTACGACCACCCCGACCCGTCCATCTTCACGGTGCTCACCTCGCCCTCGGACACCCCGGGCCTCGCGGGCGTCGACTTCGTGGTCTTCGCCCCGCGCTGGCTGGTCGGCGAGGACACCTTCCGGCCGCCGTACTTCCACCGGAACGTGATGAGCGAGTACATGGGCCTGATCGAGGGCGCGTACGACGCCAAGACCGCCGGAAAGGGGGGCTTCGTGCCGGGCGGCGGCTCGCTGCACAACATGATGTCGGCGCACGGCCCCGACCGGGAGACCTTCGAGAGGGCCAGCGCCGCGGAGCTGAAGCCGCAGAAGATCGACGACGGCCTCGCGTTCATGTTCGAGACCCGCTGGCCCGTGACCGCCACCGGGCAGGCGGCTTCGGCGGACCATCTGCAGCGGGGGTACGACGACGTGTGGCAGGGTCTGGAGCGTCATTTCCGGCCGTAG
- a CDS encoding GntR family transcriptional regulator, with translation MTAFAPDSIVLNRKLPLWYQVSQSLRASILGRAPDAPLRLPTEEQLAGHYGVSVLTMRQALKELEDEGLISRHRRRGTFIEPDVRRGSPVRLLGSVDAIVAQQSGMDTKLLSHGREQVPTDVAEHFPGLTEVATYHRLRSDARTGEPTNHARNHVRPDLAERIDPTDLERWPMTKVLRDVVGVAISRITDTVEARLADPETARLLQVPLLSPILHYTGITYDTEGRALDVARIQYRGDRFSFTVTLDAT, from the coding sequence GTGACCGCTTTCGCCCCGGACTCGATCGTCCTGAACCGAAAGCTGCCGCTCTGGTATCAGGTCTCGCAGTCGCTGCGCGCCTCGATACTCGGCCGGGCGCCGGACGCCCCGCTGCGGCTTCCCACCGAGGAGCAGCTGGCGGGGCACTACGGCGTCAGCGTGCTCACCATGCGCCAGGCCCTCAAGGAGCTGGAGGACGAGGGCCTGATCAGCAGGCACCGGCGGCGCGGCACGTTCATCGAGCCGGACGTGCGGCGCGGCTCGCCGGTGCGGCTGCTCGGCTCGGTCGACGCCATCGTGGCGCAGCAGTCCGGCATGGACACCAAGCTCCTGTCCCACGGCCGGGAGCAGGTGCCCACCGACGTCGCCGAGCACTTCCCCGGGCTCACCGAGGTCGCCACGTACCACCGGCTGCGCAGCGACGCCAGGACCGGCGAGCCGACCAACCACGCGCGCAACCACGTGCGTCCCGACCTCGCCGAGCGCATCGACCCGACCGACCTGGAGCGCTGGCCGATGACGAAGGTCCTGCGCGACGTGGTGGGCGTGGCGATCTCGCGCATCACCGACACCGTGGAGGCCCGGCTCGCCGACCCCGAGACGGCCCGGCTGCTCCAAGTGCCGCTGCTCAGCCCGATCCTGCACTACACGGGCATCACCTACGACACCGAGGGCCGGGCGCTCGACGTGGCCCGGATCCAGTACCGGGGCGACCGCTTCTCGTTCACCGTCACGCTCGACGCGACCTGA
- a CDS encoding type ISP restriction/modification enzyme yields MPGVTYDDAPPLADLMPWSVAPLRPGRGWPMAPDAASLRARWDAFVRADAAGREALFGPTRARTLHTPVAQLPGCGGGTGRLAREDGPCAEPVRVVHGPFDEQWLIPDHRLLDAARPELWRVAGAGQLFLTEQGYVPDADAGPAVLASAVLPDGRSPAGRPGRIRPLYRRPGGTETNVPSGLLEHLSRLYGTGVAPEDFLAWTLVAARATPAGPVVPLTSAADAWARGVELGRRALRLQLRGASGERPKLPGGRRPYVRAPLPARPSGLAYDAGDEALRVGEGGLISPVPAGAWDFRVSGVRVIELWFERRTAPAEPGTLEAVRPSAWPQAWTSQLLELITVLALLAELPALPDPSPADALTVADLHAAGVLPVPAAARRPASVLDHHEEGPEGQFALL; encoded by the coding sequence ATGCCGGGCGTGACGTACGACGACGCGCCGCCGCTCGCCGATCTCATGCCGTGGTCCGTCGCGCCGCTCCGGCCGGGACGCGGGTGGCCGATGGCGCCCGACGCCGCGTCCCTCAGGGCCCGTTGGGACGCCTTCGTCCGCGCCGACGCGGCCGGGCGCGAGGCACTGTTCGGGCCGACCCGGGCGCGCACCCTGCACACCCCGGTCGCGCAGCTGCCCGGGTGCGGCGGCGGCACGGGACGCCTCGCCCGCGAGGACGGGCCCTGCGCCGAACCCGTCCGGGTGGTGCACGGGCCCTTCGACGAGCAGTGGCTGATACCCGACCACCGCCTCCTCGACGCGGCCCGCCCGGAGCTGTGGCGGGTGGCCGGTGCCGGGCAGCTCTTCCTCACCGAGCAGGGGTACGTCCCCGACGCGGACGCCGGGCCCGCGGTGCTCGCCTCCGCGGTGCTGCCGGACGGGCGCTCCCCCGCCGGGCGGCCCGGCCGCATCCGCCCGCTCTACCGACGTCCCGGTGGCACTGAAACGAACGTTCCATCCGGTCTGTTGGAACACCTCTCCCGGCTGTACGGGACGGGTGTCGCCCCGGAGGACTTCCTGGCCTGGACCCTGGTCGCCGCGCGGGCCACGCCCGCGGGCCCCGTCGTGCCGCTCACGTCCGCCGCCGACGCCTGGGCGCGGGGCGTGGAGCTGGGGCGGCGCGCGCTCCGGCTCCAGCTGCGCGGGGCCTCGGGCGAGCGGCCGAAGCTGCCCGGCGGGCGGCGGCCGTACGTGCGGGCGCCGCTGCCCGCACGGCCCTCCGGGCTCGCCTACGACGCCGGGGACGAGGCCCTGCGGGTCGGCGAGGGCGGGCTCATCTCGCCCGTGCCCGCGGGCGCGTGGGACTTCCGGGTCAGCGGGGTGCGGGTCATCGAGCTGTGGTTCGAGCGGCGGACGGCCCCGGCGGAGCCCGGCACCCTGGAGGCCGTCCGGCCCTCGGCGTGGCCCCAGGCCTGGACCTCGCAGCTCCTGGAGCTGATCACGGTCCTCGCCCTCCTCGCGGAGCTTCCGGCGCTCCCGGACCCCTCCCCCGCCGACGCGCTCACGGTCGCCGACCTGCACGCGGCGGGCGTCCTGCCCGTCCCGGCGGCGGCCCGGCGCCCGGCCTCGGTCCTCGACCACCACGAGGAGGGGCCGGAGGGGCAGTTCGCCCTGCTCTGA